In Methanosarcinales archaeon, the following are encoded in one genomic region:
- a CDS encoding pyruvate formate lyase-activating protein, which produces PSSLTRMRSVMETLKNDHNNVLVMDTGPAAICGAILDVLADPVLVINIGNGHTIGAVVSENRMLAIFEHHTRQMDAQKLDNYIVRLCDGNLNFDDVFNDGGHGCHIQETVVFGNIRSIIVTGPKRQIMENSAFDVEFAAPFGDMMLTGCFGLIEMFKRKFELMLD; this is translated from the coding sequence CCTAGTAGCCTTACAAGAATGAGATCTGTAATGGAAACATTAAAAAATGACCACAATAATGTGCTGGTAATGGATACAGGGCCGGCAGCTATTTGCGGTGCCATATTAGACGTCCTTGCTGACCCCGTCCTTGTTATTAACATTGGGAACGGGCATACCATTGGTGCAGTGGTGTCTGAAAATAGGATGCTGGCAATATTTGAGCACCATACCAGACAGATGGATGCCCAAAAACTTGATAATTACATTGTGCGATTATGCGATGGAAATTTGAATTTTGATGATGTCTTTAACGATGGAGGGCATGGTTGCCATATCCAGGAAACTGTGGTTTTTGGTAATATTAGATCAATTATAGTAACAGGACCCAAAAGGCAGATTATGGAAAACTCCGCATTTGATGTAGAATTTGCAGCGCCTTTTGGTGATATGATGCTTACAGGATGTTTCGGGCTTATTGAGATGTT